Proteins encoded by one window of Burkholderia plantarii:
- a CDS encoding anthranilate synthase component II, with translation MCQALIIDNFDSFTYNIFQQMGQVCGVEPTVVKNTTALDAIDFSRYDCIVISPGPGTPAVASDVGISADVIRDTELPLLGVCLGHQCLGHLHGMEVGLAPEPMHGRVNVIHHDGRGVFRGLPADLAVVRYHSLVVRQVREPFELCAWGDDGVIHGIRHRTRPLHGVQFHPESISTEAGIDLFRNFRDIALEHKRQRAA, from the coding sequence ATGTGCCAAGCCCTGATCATCGATAACTTCGATTCGTTCACGTACAACATCTTCCAGCAGATGGGGCAGGTGTGCGGCGTGGAGCCCACCGTCGTGAAGAACACGACCGCGCTCGACGCCATCGACTTCTCCCGCTACGACTGCATCGTGATCTCGCCCGGCCCCGGCACGCCGGCCGTGGCGAGCGACGTCGGCATCAGCGCCGACGTGATCCGCGATACCGAACTGCCGCTGCTCGGCGTGTGCCTCGGCCACCAGTGCCTCGGCCACCTGCACGGCATGGAGGTGGGGCTCGCGCCCGAGCCGATGCACGGCCGCGTCAACGTGATTCATCACGACGGGCGCGGCGTGTTCCGGGGGCTGCCGGCCGATCTCGCCGTGGTGCGCTATCACTCGCTGGTGGTCCGGCAGGTGCGCGAGCCGTTCGAACTCTGCGCGTGGGGCGACGACGGCGTGATCCACGGCATCCGCCATCGCACGCGGCCGCTGCACGGCGTGCAGTTCCATCCGGAATCGATCAGCACCGAGGCCGGCATCGACCTGTTCCGCAACTTCCGCGACATCGCGCTCGAGCACAAGCGGCAGCGCGCGGCCTGA
- a CDS encoding heme-binding protein yields MTDQPTQPKADDTLISLPQDFQFGQVLPEGAALLGAEPEPPLGLALSRFTGTFSGPGFNTIFRPRSSVPDSGTAFPNPIPPGIPDDNVLELNLTQETLSFTKALGSVPNRGLRAQADIFLNGVPYAQAVNDVTNTDTGRGDGAPVGIHFEPGLWMRVPATETQPVLGASLARMASIPHGTTINAQGLEPAAATSGPPDISPVGITPFVIGNPGERIHFASQTASDAQTPRIPQDLTRFIEAGTITQAVLDDPTQVLRAVLASQTVLDTVTFTVTTAPQPPEFGGGIDNIAFLEGDASRAQPNANSVLMASTFWIETVQHQIVVPPYQPGQPALKLSPAPTLPGLPVPVFQVTPPRELTESVTLAVTSTQIQYAQTVLLDFAGLSWPHVSVATLVPEDLQTVPASAWA; encoded by the coding sequence ATGACCGATCAACCGACCCAACCCAAAGCAGACGATACCCTGATATCGCTGCCGCAGGATTTCCAGTTCGGCCAGGTGCTGCCGGAAGGCGCGGCGCTGCTCGGCGCGGAACCCGAGCCGCCGCTCGGCCTCGCGCTGTCACGCTTCACCGGCACCTTCAGCGGCCCCGGCTTCAACACGATCTTCCGCCCGCGGAGTTCGGTGCCCGACAGCGGCACCGCGTTTCCCAACCCGATCCCGCCGGGTATTCCCGACGACAACGTGCTCGAACTGAACCTGACGCAGGAGACGCTGTCGTTCACCAAGGCGCTGGGCAGCGTGCCCAATCGCGGGCTGCGCGCGCAGGCCGATATTTTCCTGAACGGCGTGCCTTACGCGCAGGCCGTCAACGACGTGACCAATACCGATACCGGGCGCGGCGACGGCGCGCCGGTGGGCATCCACTTCGAGCCCGGGCTGTGGATGCGCGTGCCCGCCACCGAGACGCAACCGGTGCTCGGCGCGTCGCTGGCGCGGATGGCCTCGATCCCGCACGGCACCACCATCAACGCGCAGGGACTCGAACCCGCGGCCGCCACGAGCGGGCCGCCCGACATCTCGCCGGTGGGCATCACGCCGTTCGTCATCGGCAACCCGGGCGAACGGATCCACTTCGCGAGCCAGACCGCGAGCGACGCGCAGACGCCGCGCATCCCGCAGGACCTGACGCGCTTCATCGAGGCCGGCACCATCACGCAGGCCGTCCTCGATGATCCCACCCAGGTGTTGCGCGCAGTGCTCGCCAGCCAGACCGTGCTCGATACCGTGACGTTCACCGTGACCACCGCGCCGCAACCGCCGGAATTCGGCGGCGGCATCGACAACATCGCGTTCCTGGAAGGTGACGCGAGTCGCGCGCAGCCGAACGCCAACAGCGTGCTGATGGCCTCGACGTTCTGGATCGAGACCGTGCAGCACCAGATCGTGGTGCCGCCGTACCAGCCGGGCCAACCGGCGCTGAAGCTGTCGCCCGCGCCGACGCTGCCCGGCCTGCCGGTGCCCGTGTTCCAAGTCACGCCGCCGCGCGAGCTGACCGAGTCCGTCACCCTGGCCGTGACGTCCACCCAGATCCAGTATGCGCAGACGGTGCTGCTCGACTTCGCGGGCCTGAGCTGGCCGCACGTCTCGGTCGCCACGCTCGTGCCGGAGGATCTGCAAACGGTGCCGGCGTCGGCCTGGGCGTGA
- a CDS encoding catalase, with protein MSSMAFAAGNMTRDNGSPVGDNQNSQTAGPSGPTLLQDSHLVEKLQRFDRERIPERVVHARGTGAFGEFVADADISDLSVAKVFTPGTHTPVFVRFSTVMGYRGSPEQARDPRGFATKFYTSEGNWDLVGINLPVFFIRDAIKFPDFVHANKPSAVTGVQDANLAFDFFAHAPEATHMLTRLYSDAGMPNSYRNMDGFGVHAFKLVNAQGEVHYVKFHWKSEQGMHGIRPQDIPASIGRDWNLMSNDLYGALKAGDDPKWDLYIQVLKPEDLDRFDYDALDDTKVWSDVPERKIGTMTLNRIPDNYFESTEESAFAPSRMVPGIEPSEDRMLQGRMFSYADTQMYRLGPNFNSLPINRPRVPVVNNNQDGLMNAGDRKGEVNYEPSTLGEIPQDPKYKYVRTPLHGTTQQEAIHKTLNFRQAGEYYRTLSKQDKADLVTALSADLNHVTNDDNKITMLSYFYKADADYGKRLAAATHADLSRVQAKAATLGDM; from the coding sequence ATGTCGTCGATGGCGTTCGCGGCCGGCAACATGACGCGCGACAACGGCTCGCCGGTTGGCGACAACCAGAACTCGCAGACGGCCGGCCCGAGCGGCCCGACGCTATTGCAGGATTCGCACCTGGTGGAGAAGCTGCAGCGCTTCGACCGCGAGCGGATTCCCGAGCGCGTGGTCCACGCGCGCGGCACGGGCGCCTTCGGCGAGTTCGTGGCCGACGCGGACATCTCCGACCTGTCGGTCGCGAAGGTGTTCACGCCGGGCACGCACACGCCGGTGTTCGTGCGCTTCTCGACCGTGATGGGCTACCGCGGCTCGCCCGAGCAGGCACGCGACCCGCGCGGCTTCGCCACCAAGTTCTATACGAGCGAGGGCAACTGGGACCTGGTGGGCATCAACCTGCCGGTGTTCTTCATCCGCGACGCGATCAAGTTCCCCGACTTCGTTCACGCCAACAAGCCGAGCGCCGTGACCGGCGTGCAGGACGCCAACCTCGCGTTCGACTTCTTCGCGCACGCGCCCGAAGCCACCCACATGCTCACGCGCCTGTATTCCGACGCCGGCATGCCGAACTCGTACCGCAACATGGACGGCTTCGGCGTTCACGCGTTCAAGCTGGTGAACGCGCAGGGCGAGGTGCATTACGTGAAGTTCCACTGGAAGAGCGAGCAGGGCATGCACGGCATTCGCCCGCAGGACATCCCCGCCTCGATCGGCCGCGACTGGAACCTGATGTCGAACGACCTGTATGGCGCGCTGAAGGCCGGCGACGATCCGAAGTGGGATCTCTACATCCAGGTGCTGAAGCCCGAGGATCTCGACAGGTTCGACTACGACGCGCTCGACGATACCAAGGTGTGGAGCGACGTGCCCGAGCGCAAGATCGGCACCATGACGCTGAACCGGATTCCTGACAACTACTTCGAGAGCACCGAGGAATCGGCGTTCGCGCCGTCGCGGATGGTGCCCGGCATCGAGCCGTCGGAGGACCGCATGCTGCAGGGCCGGATGTTCTCGTATGCCGACACGCAGATGTACCGCCTCGGGCCGAACTTCAACTCGCTGCCGATCAACCGGCCGCGCGTGCCGGTGGTCAACAACAACCAGGACGGCCTGATGAACGCCGGCGACCGCAAGGGCGAGGTGAACTACGAGCCGTCCACGCTCGGCGAGATCCCGCAGGACCCGAAGTACAAGTACGTGCGCACGCCGCTGCATGGCACGACGCAGCAGGAGGCGATCCACAAGACGCTGAATTTCCGCCAGGCCGGGGAGTACTACCGGACGCTGTCGAAGCAGGACAAGGCGGATCTCGTGACGGCGCTGTCGGCGGACCTGAACCATGTGACGAACGACGACAACAAGATCACGATGCTGTCGTACTTCTACAAGGCCGATGCGGATTACGGCAAGCGGCTGGCGGCGGCCACGCATGCGGATCTTTCGCGGGTGCAGGCGAAGGCCGCGACGCTCGGCGATATGTGA
- a CDS encoding ankyrin repeat domain-containing protein, whose translation MPFRRFSSALVKAVLPALLVSLGACAAPELHKPEAGATVQDIHHYDDDWFAAARLGRTDILDALLQAGYPVDAVTSRGYTALILTAYDAQPEAMAFLLAHGANACAGDKNGNTALMGAIFKGELDIARRLMTASCPIDQVNNAGETALSFAALFGRLDLLPELVKRGADPDHADARGTTALRLAQQQGNQEAYRALLTVGATR comes from the coding sequence ATGCCGTTCCGCAGGTTCTCATCCGCGCTCGTCAAGGCCGTGCTGCCCGCACTGCTGGTTTCGCTCGGTGCTTGCGCCGCGCCCGAATTGCACAAGCCCGAGGCGGGCGCGACCGTGCAGGATATCCACCATTACGACGACGACTGGTTCGCGGCGGCGCGACTCGGGCGCACGGATATTCTCGACGCGCTGCTGCAGGCGGGGTATCCGGTCGATGCGGTGACCTCGCGTGGGTATACGGCGTTGATTCTCACGGCGTATGACGCGCAGCCGGAGGCGATGGCGTTCTTGCTTGCGCATGGGGCGAATGCGTGTGCCGGCGACAAGAACGGGAATACCGCGCTGATGGGGGCGATTTTCAAAGGCGAACTCGATATCGCGCGGCGGTTGATGACGGCTTCCTGTCCCATCGATCAGGTGAATAACGCAGGGGAGACGGCGCTGTCGTTTGCCGCGTTGTTCGGGCGGCTGGATTTGCTGCCTGAACTCGTCAAGCGTGGGGCGGATCCCGATCATGCGGATGCGCGGGGGACCACGGCGTTGCGGCTCGCGCAGCAGCAGGGGAACCAGGAGGCGTATCGGGCGTTGTTGACGGTGGGGGCGACGCGGTGA
- a CDS encoding fumarylacetoacetate hydrolase family protein produces MRFANITLNGQPTVSLVSADETAFWPVQDLVPGFAGDMVELVRQYDAIKGELVPSSTGQPLRQAHLLAPLDRPRRNIFCVGKNYHEHAAEFQRSGFDHSAKDGEHAPEAPVIFTKPSSTIIGPGAIIPRHANVTSQLDYEAELGVIIGRAGAGIAKADAMKHVFGYTVINDFTARDLQKRHRQWFIGKSLDGFCPMGPYLVTADEVDGQNVDVKCWVNGELRQNANTQQLIFDIPTLIETLSAGIELQPGDIIATGTPAGVGIGFNPPKFLQSGDIIRIEIKNVGILENQVGDY; encoded by the coding sequence ATGCGCTTTGCCAACATCACGCTGAACGGCCAGCCGACTGTGTCGCTGGTATCAGCCGACGAGACTGCCTTCTGGCCGGTGCAAGACCTGGTGCCCGGCTTTGCCGGAGACATGGTCGAGCTGGTTCGGCAATACGACGCCATCAAGGGCGAGTTGGTCCCGTCCTCGACGGGCCAGCCGCTACGGCAGGCACACCTGCTCGCGCCGCTGGACCGGCCGCGACGCAATATCTTCTGCGTGGGAAAGAACTATCACGAACACGCGGCGGAGTTTCAGCGTTCGGGCTTCGATCACAGCGCAAAGGATGGGGAACACGCGCCCGAGGCGCCGGTGATTTTCACCAAGCCGTCGTCGACCATCATCGGTCCGGGCGCGATCATTCCGCGGCACGCCAACGTCACCTCGCAGCTCGACTACGAGGCCGAACTGGGCGTGATTATCGGCCGGGCCGGCGCGGGCATTGCGAAGGCCGACGCGATGAAGCATGTGTTCGGCTACACGGTCATCAACGACTTCACCGCGCGCGATCTTCAGAAGCGGCACCGGCAGTGGTTTATCGGCAAATCGCTCGACGGTTTTTGTCCGATGGGGCCGTACCTCGTCACCGCCGACGAGGTGGACGGCCAGAACGTGGACGTGAAGTGCTGGGTGAACGGCGAGTTGCGCCAGAACGCCAACACGCAGCAGCTGATTTTCGATATTCCAACGTTGATCGAGACGCTCTCGGCGGGCATCGAACTCCAGCCTGGAGATATCATCGCGACCGGTACGCCGGCCGGAGTCGGTATTGGATTCAATCCACCGAAATTCCTGCAATCTGGCGACATTATCCGCATTGAAATCAAGAACGTTGGAATACTCGAGAACCAAGTCGGTGACTACTGA
- a CDS encoding tautomerase family protein, which produces MPLVRINLSKDASPEVVKAVSDTVYEAMTTVANVPANDKFQIISRHAPDELVYPPDGYLGVTYTPGIVFIQVTWNAGRTIDVKKAFYRAIADGIHAKVGVRKEDVWISLVDVAREDWSFGNGEMQYAPKA; this is translated from the coding sequence ATGCCCCTCGTACGAATCAATCTGTCGAAAGATGCCTCGCCCGAAGTCGTCAAGGCTGTCAGCGATACGGTCTACGAAGCGATGACCACGGTCGCCAACGTACCGGCGAACGACAAGTTCCAGATCATTTCGCGCCATGCGCCGGACGAACTCGTCTATCCGCCCGACGGCTATCTGGGCGTGACTTACACGCCGGGCATCGTGTTTATCCAGGTCACCTGGAACGCCGGGCGCACGATCGACGTGAAAAAAGCCTTCTACCGCGCGATTGCTGACGGCATCCACGCGAAGGTCGGCGTGCGCAAGGAAGACGTGTGGATCAGCCTCGTGGACGTGGCGCGCGAAGACTGGTCCTTCGGCAACGGCGAAATGCAATACGCGCCGAAAGCGTAA
- a CDS encoding LysR family transcriptional regulator has product MMIDELKSFIAVVDETSLTRAADLLCVSQSTISKRIQRLEEVLGATLFDRNAKPPRPTALASRVYEQAVPVLRALNQLQDIAREDSPPSGTLRFGLPQAVADIVLFDAVTTMKARFPALDVRLLTDWSVGLQRMVENGSLDAALLMLPAGASLSGEFGSSLVTSFDVKVVQSAGRPVVDAHATVEALSAHGWILNPDGCGYRAALERAMANRGQRFRLSIDTYGTDMQLRLVASGLGLGLVPTDVLHASPWRSQLSIVEVSDFSLALDVWLVFPRYPGNFRRAVDVLAESVAASFQQPTRADAGADLA; this is encoded by the coding sequence ATGATGATTGACGAACTGAAATCGTTCATCGCGGTAGTCGACGAGACTTCGCTGACGCGCGCGGCCGATCTGCTGTGCGTGTCGCAATCGACGATATCGAAGCGCATACAGCGGCTCGAAGAGGTGCTCGGCGCCACGCTGTTCGATCGGAACGCGAAGCCGCCGCGACCGACGGCGCTGGCGAGCCGGGTCTACGAACAGGCGGTGCCGGTGCTGCGCGCGCTGAACCAGCTTCAGGACATTGCCCGCGAAGATTCGCCGCCGTCGGGGACGCTGCGCTTCGGCTTGCCGCAGGCCGTCGCGGACATCGTGCTGTTCGATGCCGTCACGACCATGAAGGCGCGCTTTCCTGCGCTCGACGTGAGGTTGCTTACCGACTGGAGCGTCGGTTTGCAGCGCATGGTCGAAAACGGATCGCTCGACGCCGCGTTGCTGATGCTGCCGGCGGGAGCCTCGCTGTCGGGGGAGTTCGGCAGCAGTCTGGTGACCAGCTTCGACGTGAAGGTGGTGCAGAGCGCGGGCAGGCCCGTGGTCGATGCCCATGCGACGGTGGAAGCGCTGTCCGCGCACGGGTGGATACTGAACCCGGACGGCTGCGGTTATCGGGCCGCGCTCGAGCGCGCGATGGCCAATCGGGGGCAGCGCTTTCGGTTGAGCATCGATACCTATGGGACGGACATGCAGCTCCGTCTGGTGGCCAGCGGCCTCGGGCTCGGCCTCGTGCCGACGGACGTGTTGCACGCGAGCCCGTGGCGCTCGCAGCTAAGCATCGTCGAAGTCAGCGACTTCTCGCTGGCGCTGGACGTGTGGCTCGTGTTTCCGCGCTATCCGGGCAACTTTCGGCGCGCGGTCGACGTGCTTGCGGAGTCGGTTGCGGCTTCCTTCCAGCAGCCGACCCGCGCGGATGCCGGTGCCGATCTCGCGTAA
- a CDS encoding nuclear transport factor 2 family protein, with the protein MSTARELIAEFFDCLRNLDTSVDRCADLFADDGVFELPYFPSIGINPRFEGKDAIRGAFELIRSHFSSFVLSNIEIHELKNGDGLFAEYHSDGFIDGTQRVYAQDYASRLVVENGKIKLLREYLNIIATARMLLPNGLADVPEAAT; encoded by the coding sequence ATGTCGACCGCCCGGGAATTGATCGCCGAATTCTTCGATTGCCTGAGAAACCTCGACACGTCGGTCGATCGCTGCGCCGATCTGTTCGCCGACGACGGAGTATTCGAACTCCCCTATTTTCCAAGCATCGGGATCAATCCCCGGTTCGAGGGAAAGGACGCGATTCGCGGCGCGTTCGAGTTGATCCGCTCGCATTTCTCGTCGTTCGTGTTGTCGAACATCGAGATCCACGAGCTCAAGAACGGCGATGGCCTGTTCGCGGAGTACCATTCGGACGGCTTCATCGATGGCACGCAGCGGGTGTACGCGCAGGACTATGCCAGCCGGCTCGTCGTGGAAAACGGCAAGATCAAGCTGCTGCGCGAATATCTGAACATCATCGCCACCGCACGCATGCTGCTGCCCAACGGGCTCGCGGATGTCCCCGAAGCCGCGACGTAA
- a CDS encoding SDR family NAD(P)-dependent oxidoreductase has translation MKLNGKVAIVTGGSSGIGLATARALIAEGAHVYVTGRREDELKAAAARLGERATPVQGDVANPAQVDALYERVRAQHGRVDIVFANAGFAAPAPVDSLSDEHVDALLNTNVKGVIWTVQKALPLMQAGGSIILSGSIVASKGFGNWSVYSATKAAVRSFARTWSSDLKGRDIRVNVVSPGVIETPAYDSMYATKDEVGSFFDFAASLTPLARTGRDDEVAKVVAFLASDDSSFMTGSEVFVDGGIAQV, from the coding sequence ATGAAACTCAATGGCAAAGTCGCGATCGTGACCGGCGGCAGTTCGGGAATCGGCCTGGCAACCGCGCGAGCGTTGATCGCAGAAGGCGCACACGTGTATGTCACCGGCCGCCGCGAGGACGAACTGAAAGCGGCTGCCGCTCGACTCGGCGAACGCGCGACGCCCGTTCAGGGCGACGTGGCGAATCCGGCGCAGGTCGACGCGCTCTACGAGCGGGTCCGCGCGCAACACGGACGGGTCGACATCGTATTCGCGAATGCAGGGTTTGCCGCGCCGGCCCCCGTCGACAGCCTGAGCGACGAGCATGTCGACGCGCTGCTGAACACCAACGTCAAAGGCGTGATCTGGACGGTACAGAAGGCGCTGCCGCTGATGCAGGCCGGCGGCTCGATCATCCTCAGCGGATCGATCGTCGCGAGCAAAGGCTTCGGCAACTGGAGCGTGTACAGCGCGACCAAGGCCGCCGTCCGCTCGTTTGCCCGCACGTGGTCGTCGGACCTCAAGGGCCGCGATATCCGCGTCAACGTCGTGAGCCCCGGCGTCATCGAAACACCCGCGTACGACAGCATGTACGCGACGAAAGACGAAGTCGGCAGCTTCTTCGACTTCGCCGCCAGCCTCACCCCGCTCGCGCGCACCGGTCGCGACGACGAGGTCGCGAAGGTCGTCGCGTTCCTCGCGTCCGACGACAGCAGCTTCATGACGGGAAGCGAGGTCTTCGTCGACGGCGGCATAGCCCAAGTCTGA
- a CDS encoding MarR family winged helix-turn-helix transcriptional regulator, with amino-acid sequence MTTVRKRGKAKADKKDLADVVACTNTALRRAARRLGTLYDDAFGPLGLKATQVGLLAEIHRLTSGNDGVPPTLQDLAAKLAIQISAVTHALRPPVRDGLVELRQDEQDGRTKRVALTPAGHACLEDAYVRWVAVNQRVEQVLGPDSAAALRALADHIASDDFLAAYHGTHAANRKGS; translated from the coding sequence ATGACTACAGTGCGCAAGCGAGGCAAGGCGAAAGCGGACAAGAAGGATCTTGCCGACGTCGTGGCATGCACGAACACGGCGCTGCGCCGCGCGGCCCGCCGGCTGGGGACGCTGTACGACGACGCGTTCGGCCCCCTCGGGCTGAAGGCGACGCAGGTGGGGCTATTGGCCGAGATCCATCGGCTGACGAGCGGCAACGATGGCGTGCCGCCGACGTTGCAGGATCTGGCCGCGAAGCTCGCGATCCAGATTTCCGCCGTCACGCACGCGCTCAGGCCGCCGGTTCGCGACGGTCTGGTCGAGTTGCGGCAGGACGAGCAGGACGGACGCACGAAGCGGGTCGCGCTGACGCCCGCCGGCCATGCCTGTCTGGAGGACGCTTACGTGCGCTGGGTGGCCGTGAACCAGCGTGTCGAACAGGTCTTGGGACCGGACTCGGCCGCGGCTTTGCGGGCGCTCGCCGACCACATCGCATCCGACGATTTCCTTGCGGCGTATCACGGCACCCACGCCGCAAACCGGAAGGGTTCGTAG
- a CDS encoding NAD(P)-dependent oxidoreductase yields MRIGIAGTGKMGAAIAARLKDTGAEVVVWNRSRAKAEATGLPVVDTPRELAERSDAVVSILFDATAVQAAYQGPDGLLAAAGGKLFIDMSTVRPHEQEALAKDVRQAGGTFVECPVGGTTGPARAGQLLGLVGGDAADCEAARPVLEKLCRRIEHMGPVGAGAAAKLAINLPLVVFWQSFGEALALVRHLGKDPAWLVQFFADTAGAANVLKARSGPVAAILGGDETVAATFDIDSMRKDLRSMLDEGQARGIALPTAEQALVAMDEASAHGLGKQDCAYLPAYWFNKS; encoded by the coding sequence ATGCGTATAGGTATTGCCGGAACCGGCAAAATGGGCGCCGCGATCGCGGCGCGTCTGAAGGACACGGGCGCGGAGGTCGTCGTCTGGAATCGCTCACGCGCAAAGGCGGAGGCGACCGGCTTGCCGGTGGTGGATACGCCTCGCGAGCTGGCCGAACGAAGCGACGCGGTCGTGTCGATCCTGTTCGATGCGACCGCGGTACAGGCCGCGTACCAGGGCCCGGACGGCCTGCTGGCCGCGGCCGGCGGCAAGCTCTTCATCGACATGAGTACGGTGCGTCCGCACGAGCAGGAGGCGCTGGCAAAGGACGTCAGGCAGGCGGGCGGGACGTTCGTCGAGTGCCCGGTCGGCGGCACGACCGGACCGGCGCGCGCCGGCCAGCTGCTCGGGCTGGTGGGCGGCGACGCGGCCGATTGCGAAGCCGCGCGTCCCGTGCTGGAAAAGCTGTGTCGCCGGATCGAGCACATGGGTCCGGTGGGCGCCGGGGCCGCGGCGAAGCTTGCGATCAATCTGCCGCTGGTCGTGTTCTGGCAGAGCTTTGGCGAAGCGCTGGCGCTCGTCCGTCATCTGGGGAAGGATCCGGCGTGGCTGGTGCAGTTCTTTGCCGACACGGCCGGCGCGGCGAACGTGCTCAAGGCACGCTCGGGACCAGTCGCGGCGATTCTTGGCGGCGACGAGACGGTCGCGGCGACCTTCGACATCGATTCGATGCGCAAGGACTTGCGCTCGATGCTCGACGAAGGGCAGGCGCGCGGCATCGCGTTGCCAACGGCCGAGCAGGCGCTCGTCGCGATGGACGAAGCGAGCGCTCACGGTTTGGGCAAACAGGACTGCGCGTACCTGCCCGCCTACTGGTTCAACAAGTCCTAG
- a CDS encoding GlxA family transcriptional regulator, producing MHTVGLVVYPNFQSLALAVASVFEYANLLRGEEVYHFQIVSEHGGAIMSSQGFSVNTEPLAKEGYDTLIVSGDNECRLPSATLVDFLRRAPFHSRRIASICTGAFVLAAAGLLDGKRATTHWYHARDFKKQYPSVQLDEDRIFVVDGQIWTSAGMSAGVDLSLAIVESDFGMETARMVARKFVLYQRRGGGQSQFSTLLELDARSDRVQMALTYASENLASDLSVERLAEAARLSPRQFSRVFREETGQSPAKAVERLRVEAARLMMETTRHPIEIIARETGFGDRERMRQAFLRAFGQPPQTIQRASGVAPLVN from the coding sequence ATGCACACCGTGGGACTCGTCGTTTATCCAAATTTCCAGTCGCTCGCGCTCGCGGTGGCGAGCGTGTTCGAGTACGCGAATCTGCTCCGCGGCGAGGAGGTGTACCACTTCCAGATCGTGTCCGAGCACGGTGGCGCGATCATGTCGTCGCAGGGCTTTTCGGTCAACACCGAACCGCTTGCCAAGGAGGGCTACGACACGCTGATCGTCTCCGGCGACAACGAATGCCGGCTTCCGTCGGCGACGCTGGTGGACTTTCTGCGCCGCGCGCCGTTCCACTCGCGGCGCATTGCGTCGATCTGCACGGGCGCGTTCGTCCTCGCGGCCGCCGGACTCCTCGACGGGAAACGGGCCACGACGCACTGGTATCACGCGCGGGATTTCAAGAAGCAGTATCCGAGCGTGCAGCTCGACGAGGACCGCATCTTCGTCGTGGATGGCCAGATCTGGACCTCGGCCGGAATGAGCGCGGGGGTGGATCTTTCCCTCGCGATCGTCGAAAGCGATTTCGGTATGGAAACGGCGCGCATGGTCGCGCGCAAGTTCGTGCTCTACCAACGTCGCGGCGGCGGGCAATCGCAATTCTCGACCCTGCTGGAACTGGACGCGCGCTCGGACCGCGTGCAAATGGCGCTGACCTACGCGAGCGAAAACCTGGCGAGCGATCTGTCGGTGGAACGTCTGGCGGAGGCGGCACGGTTGAGCCCGCGCCAGTTTAGCCGCGTGTTCCGCGAGGAGACGGGGCAATCCCCCGCCAAGGCGGTCGAGCGGCTGCGTGTCGAAGCCGCCCGCCTGATGATGGAAACGACCCGCCACCCGATCGAAATCATTGCGAGAGAGACCGGATTCGGCGATCGCGAGCGCATGCGCCAGGCGTTTCTACGCGCCTTCGGGCAACCCCCGCAGACCATACAGCGAGCCTCGGGAGTCGCGCCGCTCGTGAACTAG
- a CDS encoding SDR family NAD(P)-dependent oxidoreductase, with translation MTTSTKGTALITGASAGIGAIYADRLAKRGYDLILVARNQDRLTALARRLAAETGRSVETVAADLNDKAALAKIEGILRDNGSITMLVNNAGIGSVASILNGDVDTMESMINLNITALTRLTYAVAPVFASKGAGTIINISSVVGIAVELLNGVYSASKSYVLSFGHTLQRDLADKGVRVQTVLPAATATEFWDVAGYAKQKEAASTMTAADLVDAALVGLDQGELVTIPTLHDGEGWTQWEAARRALTPHFANAKAAPRYMADAKTGA, from the coding sequence ATGACTACCTCTACGAAAGGCACCGCGCTGATCACCGGCGCCTCGGCTGGCATCGGCGCCATCTACGCAGACCGCCTCGCAAAACGCGGCTACGACCTCATCCTGGTGGCGCGTAACCAGGACCGTCTGACCGCGCTGGCACGCCGCCTCGCGGCCGAAACCGGCCGCTCGGTCGAGACCGTTGCCGCCGATCTGAACGACAAGGCCGCGCTCGCGAAGATCGAAGGCATCCTGCGCGATAACGGCAGCATCACGATGCTGGTGAACAACGCGGGGATCGGCTCGGTCGCGTCGATTCTGAACGGCGACGTCGACACGATGGAGTCGATGATCAACCTGAACATCACCGCGCTCACGCGCCTGACGTATGCCGTCGCACCGGTGTTCGCCAGCAAGGGTGCGGGCACGATCATCAACATCAGCTCGGTCGTCGGGATCGCGGTCGAGCTGCTCAACGGTGTGTACAGCGCATCGAAGTCGTATGTGTTGAGCTTCGGCCACACGCTTCAGCGCGACCTCGCGGACAAGGGCGTGCGCGTGCAGACCGTGCTGCCCGCGGCGACGGCAACCGAGTTCTGGGACGTGGCCGGCTATGCGAAGCAGAAGGAAGCCGCCAGCACGATGACGGCCGCCGACCTCGTGGATGCCGCGCTCGTGGGCCTCGACCAGGGCGAGCTCGTGACGATCCCGACGCTGCACGACGGCGAGGGTTGGACCCAATGGGAAGCGGCTCGCCGCGCGCTCACGCCTCATTTCGCCAACGCCAAGGCGGCTCCCCGCTACATGGCGGATGCCAAGACCGGCGCATGA